The genomic interval TCTTTTCATCATACGAAAATAGTTGAAGAGCCAGTTCGGTATCAACCAAATTAGAATTATCAAGATACTCCCTTATGCTAGTCCATTTGCAATTCAAAACACTCTTTGACACACCAGCTTTTAGTGGATTTTGATGAATATAGCGAAGCACCGTTAGAAAGTATCTCACATCTTCAACGGTCTCACTCTTAAACCTCCCTTCAAATAAATGGCCACTTCTTTCATATTTTGCATTATACCAATGGACATAACTGGAGCTAATTCTCTTCACTACATCTGAAATAGATTCATTTGTTTCTTTACACAAAAGATGCATATGATTATCCATTAAACAATAACCATATAACTTATACTTACAAATCTCCTTATATCTTTTTAATGTTTTTAAGTATTGGATTTTATCATCGTTATCTTCAAAAATAATTTGCCTATTAATGCCTCTTATAATAATGTGATAAATACCATTAACGCTCTTTTTTCTTGGATTTCTTGCCAATAAGCACCACCTCTATGCAATAACTAAATTTACTCATGAAAATTTGTTCGTTTTAAGGAAATAGATTGGGAAGAATTAAACATGTGGAAAAAGAAGGAAAAAAAAGAGAAATAACTATTCTTAATTATTTCAACAAAAATAAAGCTAATCCTCTAACTAAATAGAAAAAAGTGGGACAAGGAACCTGTCCCCTCGACCCACTATTTTCGTTTATCGTAAAACATGCCATCCGTTTGCAAAGATTGATACGGATTTACATATTTCTGATTCGATGTTTTTTTGTATTCTAAGCCTCTTAATTCTTTTTGAATCGATTGCTTTTCTTTTTGTAGCAATGCAACCAATTCTTTGTCTTGTTGTAAGAGAGCCTGTCCGATTTTCTTTTCGGTTTCTGTAGTTGGTGGCGTAAGTAGCGTCAAGCAAGCCTGCCTCTGATCAAGAAGCTGATTAACTTTCTCCGTATCTACTTCTGCTTCTCCCTTTAACAGCTCCACTAATTCATTAGTAATGGCATAGCATTGCTTTAATGCTTCCATTACGCTTGGCCGCCCTGACCATGCTGCTTTTGACGATTTAGAACAATTGCTTCTTTCCAAGTATCACGGAATTCTATCACAAGAGATTCCACTTCTTCAATGATTGCAATATTATTCTCGATATTTGCTTTGATAAGCTGACGGTTCATATAATCATACAAGGACATCAAATTTTGTGAAATCGCAATATCCATATTTAAGGTTACCATTAATTCCTTAATGATATTTTGTGATTTTTGGATATTCAGATTGCGAGTTGGAATATCTTTATCTTCTATTGCTTTTTTGGCTAAGTGTAAAAATTTCAGACAGCCGTTATAAAGCATTAATGTCAAATCTCCAGCAGAAGCAGTATTTACTGAATTTTGCTGATAGGATTGATAAGGGTTAGAAATAGCCATTTTTTAAATCTCCTTTTTATTAAGAACTGAACATACTAGTTAAATACGTAGACTGACTGTTTGCCTTGTTGATTGCTGATTCCATTGCCGTAAAACGAGCCCAATATCGAGTTTCAAGGGATTCCAGCTTATCTTCAAAGCGAGTAATTTGACTGTCATAATTATTTAATAATTTACCTAACGTGAAAGTATTATTTACACTAGTCGATTTCCCAGCTTTTGTCGTGATATCAGACATCGCTGTTTTTAAGCTATCTCTTAAGCGACGCGCAATTCCTTGTTCCGAACTTGTTGCCCCATCCTTTTGAAAAAGCTCATAGACAGCGTTTGGATCAGCAGAAATTGCTGCTCTAAGTTTATCTTCATCGATCGTTAGCTTTCCACCGTCTAAATAATTTGCAGTCGTGGAAATCCCAATTTGCGATAGTTGTGAATAAGTAGATGTTCCACTTACAGGTGAACTAAAATTTGAACGCATTTTCGTTAAAACATTCGTTAAAATCGAGTCACCCTTTAACGTACCACTTTTCGCAAGCTTATCCCATTTTTCAATTTCGTCCTCTGTCATATCTTCTTTCTGTGCATCTGTTAAAGGAGGATAATCACGATACTTTGTTTCCGTTGTTTTGGCGCGAATCTTTTCTACTGCTTCGTTATATTTGTTTACGAATTGTGTTATGGTGTCTAAAATACCATCGACATCTGGAGTAGATGAGAATGTTACTGCTTCTGTTGTTACTTTTTTAGCAGTAAATTCTACTCCATTTATGGTGAAGGTGTTTGATGGACGGGTGATATTAAGACCATTATAAGTTATATCTGCATTAGAACCTTTTGTTCCGTAAACTTCACCACCTGAACCTTCAGCAGCCAAATTATTATTAGAATTAACCCTTAAAATATTATTGAAAAATTTATTTGGACTTTCTCCATTATCAGAAAGAATAATCTCTGGAGATCCATTAGCCATTTCACCGGTATTTTTAGCTGTGATAGAAATTTTCTGTGATTTCGAATCAAAAAATGCCGTTACTCCAGAATCCTTATTTATTTTTGCAATTATACTATCTAAGGTATCATCTTCCTTAATGGTTAATTTATATGGTTCAGTTTGTAATACACCATCTTTTGTAATTGCACTAATTTCAATAATTTGACTTCCCTGAAAACCAATATCAGAGAGTTTCGCAGAGGAATCAGTTATTTTTGATTTTTCTATACTTTGCATTGAAGCTGCTGTAGCCAACTTATTAATTGACATTGAACCAGAAAAATCAATCGTAGAATTCACATTCTTCACTGATAGAGCATCTGAATTAGAAATAGCAACTGTCTTCTTAATAAAACTAGCTTGCTTAGAAACTCCATTAAAAATAGTATTATCTAAATCCAGCAACAAGGAATTCATCTCTCTGTAGTCATCTCGCTGCCACTCTGTATATGTCTTTTTCTGATTTATCTTATCTAGTGGTACCCTTTCAGCTGTCATTAACTGCTCAACAAGGGCATCGATATCCATTCCACTAGCTAAACCACCAATTCTTAATACCATCCTAACTCACCTCTTTTATATCTTTTCATCAATAACTAAGCCCATAAATTCCTTCATTGCTGCATACATATCAAGCATTTTCTTAGAAGGAATTTCGCGTACAACTTCTTTCGTATCATCATCAATAACCGTTACATAATAATCATTTAATTTCTCATGAAGCTCAAATTTCAAGGAAGTATGAGAAGGTTGCATAAAAGCATTTATACTTTCAATTACTTCATTTAATTGCTCTTTATTTGGTTTTGGACCATAAAGCTGCAATGGAACATCCAGTTTACTATCCAATGTTTTCTCTAAACTATTTGCATTTTCCGCTTGTCTAGGTGTGTAAAGATTTTGCTGGGAACCAATCCGTTCTATCATGTTAATTATCCCCCTGTGATTACAAACTAGAATTTTATATTTTTTATATCGGTTAAATAGTGAAAGATTTAAGGAATATTACTGAAAGATTGCTTAATGGGAGAAAATCACTAGTTTAATAGGGAGAAATGACCTACAATATAATAGAACATATATTCTTTTGGAAAGGAAAATGATAGTAATGGATAATAAATACTCTAATTTAGAAAAAGGATTTTCTTATGAGGGATTATGTATGTTAACTGGAAAACTTCTTGGGGATGGAAACTTATTTCAATCACCAGGAAGACAAGCTAGATTTCGATTTAGTCACCGAATCGAGGATAAAGAGTGGACTTTCCATTGTTATCATGATCTGAAACAATATATTCCATTAGTTACACCTAAATACAGAAAAATAATCGATCCTAGAATTTTAGCTGGCTATACAGAACATTATTATTCACAATCAAGAAACAGTATATATTTTTCTGAGTTAATGAAAGTATGGTATCCAGAAGGCAAAAAAACCCTTCCATTTCCATTCTTAGAAAGATATCTAAATGTTTTAGCCCTTGCATGGTTTTATCAAGATGATGGATGCTTAATAATGAAAGATTCAAAAATAAAAAAAATTACCTTATCTACTGAATGCTTTACTAAAGAAGAAAACAAATTGTTAGTCCAATTAATTTACCAAAAGTTTCATATACTATTTTCTCAAGATAAACAAAATAGACTACTGCTTTATAATCAAAAGCAGATACTATATTTTTTACATATAATAGATTCATATATACATTTTTGTATGGATAGAAAAAGGAGAGCAGCTCTTTTTCTCCCTTCTAAATTACCTGATAAACGAACAACGATAAAACTTCCACTTTCTATAACTATAAAATTTCCTACAGAAGAAATCTATCAAATTCTTGATACACTTCCAAAACTACTATCATTGCTTAAGTCTAAAAACGGATATAGAAATTTATATATAAACGACTATTTTTTAGAGGATTTTACTAATACGAAAAAAAGTTATCAAATTATTATTAGGGGAAAGCAGAGGGACTTATTAGAAGAATGTATCTATATTAGTGGTTTAAATAATAGCCAAATTAGTGAATTATGTTACCGAATAAATAAAATGAGTGAGAAAGAAATTAGTAACCTATTAAATCAATAAACTACTAAATAAAGAGATATCAGGAAAACTGATATCTCTTTAAAAAACTCTTTATTTATTAACGTAATAATTGAAGAACTCCCTGCGGCTGTTGGTTTGCTTGAGCCAACATAGCTTGTGCTGCTTGAGAAAGAATAGAATTCTTTGTTTGGTTCATCATCTCTTTCGCCATCGTGCGAACATTTACTTTCATAAATGACCAGACTATATCTTCACCCTCTAATATTTCTAGTAGGGGTCGGGCACTTCGGATTCACAATACTGATGTATATTGTTTCACCTATGGATTTCATCATCATAGCTTTTGCCTTAGATGGTTTATCCTAGTCGTTGAACCTTCTCCACTTTTTCAAGTAAGGAGCTTGGCTGCTGATTGCCCAATCTTTTCTTTTTTCACACATTCACGCCTACCATTTCTAGTTACGTTGTAGTAAGAAAAGCTCTAAGGGTTTTCCAGCAATTCACCCGATAGTAATCTCTAGCCGTTACCAGCTAGGACGACTGTGCTTGTTACTGCTTTTTTATGCAGCTAAAGCATAATCAACGTCACGGATACGAGATTCCGCAGCAGTTAAGTTTTCAGAAGAAGTTGTTAAGTTATTTATAGTATGATCTAAACGATTTTGGAATGCACCCAGTTTTGATCTTTCAGCTGATACATTTTGAATAGCAGCATCTAATGTTTTAATAGCAGAATTTGCTCCATCTTGTGTTTGAACATTAATATCTTTAACAAATCCAACTGTAGCATTTCCTAATGTTTTAGTACTCATTTCATTAATGTCAATTAACATGTTTTGATCTTTATTTGCACCAATTTGCAATGTTGCTCCACTTGAAGTAACGTTAAATGATGTTACATCACCATCATTTGTAGATGTCGCATTAAACTCTGCACCTTGATAAACAATATTTTGACCTGTTCCAGTAATTTCTTGAGATACATTCTCTTCATTTGTTATTGTTACTACTGCATCAGCTCCGTCTACTTGTTCAGCATTTCCTAAAACATCATTTGCTGTCCATGCTGCACCTGAACCTGAAAGATCTATTTGAGCAGAGCTTCCATATGCAGTTGATGTTAACACTGCAGGCGAACTATCTTCAATACTAGCTTCTACACCAGTTTGGTCAGAATATGAGTTGATTTTTGCTTGTAAACTTGCAGCATCAGTAACACCTGTAGTATCAATAGTAACTCCATTAATTACTAATGCTCCAGTTGCAGCTCCAATTGCAGTATCATCTGCAGCCGCACCAGATGTCTTAGTTGCCTGTGTTGCCGCAGTATTTACAGTTACATCATAGCTTCCTGTCTTTAAACCAGTAACACTTAATACTTCTAATTTACTTGTATCAGCAGATTGGCCCTGAGCTCCCAAGCTACCATTTAATAATTTTTGTGTGTTGAATTCGGTTGTGTCAGAAATTCTATTGATCTCAGACTTTAACTGTTCAACTTCTTTTTGTATTTCTTTTCTATCATCTAAAGTATTTGTATCATTAGCAGCTTGAGTAGATAATTCACGCATACGTTGTAAAATATCAGTAGTTTCGCTTAAAGCACCTTCAGCAGTTTGAATTAAAGAAATACCGTCTTGAGCATTTCGTGTAGCCTGATCTAATCCGCGGATTTGGCCACGCATTTTTTCAGAGATTGCAAGACCAGCTGCATCATCAGCAGCGCTGTTGATACGAAGACCAGAAGATAATTTCTCCATTGATTTGCTTTGTGCATTTGTTGCGCTGTTTAACTTGTTGTAAGTGTTAAGAGCTGCAATATTATGATTGATTTTCATTTTTGTTTTCCTCCTTGAATTTAGGTGTTCACATCCTTGTGAACATGATAGTTTTATAGGAGTTAGGAAGGTCGGCCGCCCTTCCCCCTCTTACTTTATATATCGTCTCTGCTATTCAAAGTTTAATAGTTTTTTATAGTATTTTTTATTTTTTTATAAAAAATTTTAGAGATTGCTATTAAATAAGGTTTTCAGCAAATAAAAAAGCATAGCCACTAATCAGCTACGCCATTTTATCTAATATATATGATTCAATTCTTTCCTTTAAACAAGTTCATAACTGCTGCAACATCCAGTGTAGCCTGCTGATTTTCTGCAATTATTTCCTCATATACCTCTTTACGATATATTTCAACATTCTTTGGGGCTGAAATACCGATTTTCACTTGTTCTCCTTTTGCAGCAACAACCGTTATTTCGATATCATCGCCAATTTTTATAACCTCACCTTTTTTCCGTGTCAAAACTAACATCGAATCACCCCTTTACCAATTTTGGTTTATTTTTTTGAAATAATGGGTGCTTTGTGTGGTAATTTGGTTCATTTAAGATTACTTGTTTTGCTATATTTCTCTTACTATTAATAACAACAGGTGCTTGTAGATTTGCTGTTGTCTTTTCAAATGGATTTTGAACAGTTAATATAGAAAAAACTTGGATATCTTCTTCTGATTCTAATTCCAATAGCTCAACAATATGATCTTCTAATGTAAAATCATATTCCTTAAAGAAGGTAAATGGATTAGAAAGTACAAACGCTAATTGTTGATTTTCTACCGATTGTAAGACAATAAATTGCCCTTCCTCATCAAGGGGTAAGAGAACAAATTCCTTTTCCTCAGGAAATCCTGGAATTGCTTGTGGAAATGTAATGACTTCTTTTTCTTGTATTTCTTTTTCACCGTGATATTTCGTCGCAATTTTCACTTACATCATTCCTTTATATGTATTGTTCATAGTTTACCCCAATATACTTTAAATTTTCAAAGTCTATCTCTAAAGATGGATACTGTGCTAGTTGGATATTAACTTTAGCAGGCGTGTAATTAATTTCAGGATTGTTTATTTTAGTATTAATGACCGCTTTTTTCGGTTCAATCGAAACATTCACTTCTCCTGGGTCATAATTAATTTGGACACTATTTGGAGAAGGAATCCAGCCTAAGCCAAATTGCTTCGGTGCGCCTTGACTATTTCTTTTTGCTTGGCTAGCAATTACATTTCCACCATTTTGAATTTGCAATAATTCATTACGATCTTGTCCTCTTCTCGCTATACCTTCCATCACAGCCTGTTTTCCCTCAGCAGCTGCATCTTCAATCATCCGTGGCACACTTTTATAACCCACATCTTCCCTTGCCTTCGTTTGATCAATTGTTAATTGAGACGGTCTTCTTTCAATCGTTAACTCTGCTTTCGGCTGTTCCATCTCCATGTCAGCCTGTTTCTGCCGAATTTCTAACGAACCCTTATCTACCCACATATCCAAACGCGCGGGCGTCGATTGCAATCTGATTTGCGGAAACATACTTTTCACATCCTTTTTATTCAAATATTAAAAAAGGAGCCAAACCATCAGACCAAAAACAATAGTCAGGCTTGCCTCCTTTCATTTTTATCGTAAGAAATCAATTAAAGACGTTTGAATCAATCGAGCGCCAACTGCTAATGCAGCATTATGGACACTTTCCTGAACAGATAAATTAGTAATCGCCTTTTCCATATCCACATCTTCATTATCAGAAAGAACCTTTGTCGCCATTACTTCCTGTGCATCAATTCTCGCTTCCACCATATCCAAGCGATTTGACCTTGCACCAAGCTCTGCTCTTTCACTGTTCATCGAGTTAAGAACATTATCAAGACGCCCTAGTAAATCATCTAATCCTTCTGTATCATTACTATTGAATTTATCTTCAATCCCTTGTAATACATCAAACATTTCTTGATTAAATGTACTAGAAGGACTAACGTTTGCCTTCATTGTTATCCCTTGAGAAACTTCAACCCCATAATTATCAATTGCTGGGTCATTAATATTTGCTGCAACCGTTGGAGGTGATCCACTCGTTACTAACGGATTCGATACATCTGTACCATGAAAAATATACTTACCATTAACTTTTGTATTAGCAACATTTATCAAATCATCTTTAAGCTGTCCGATTTCTTTTGCAATTGCAGCTCTCTCATCGACACTATTTGTATCATTCTTCCCTTGCAGTAAAAGCTCACGAGCTCGATCAAGTCCGCTTGTCGCCTGCTCAAGTCCTGCCTCCGAGTTATCCATCCATAAATGAAGCTCTGAAAGATTCCGTTTATACTGTTCGACTTGAGTTAAGTTTGAACGGAAGTACATTCCTTTCATTGCAACTACTGGATCGTCAGATGGCTTTGTGATTTTTTTACCTGTTGCAACCTGATTATTTAGTTCGGCTAATTTATTATAGCTATTGCTAATATTGCGAAGGGAGTTTGCTGATACCATTGATTGTGTAACACGCATTATTTATTCACCTATCTTCCACCGACACCCATGCCGTTAATAATTTTATCTAGCATTTCATCCATTACAGTAACCATTCTTGCAGATGCATTATATGCTTGCTGGAACTGGATCATATTGCTCATTTCTTCATCTAAGGAAACTGTGCTGACACTCATTCGTTTGTTATCAACTGTTTGTTGAAGAGAATTTGAATTTGCAGCCATCTTATTCGCTTCTTGGGCGCTTACTGCCATACTTCCGATAACCCCTTCAAAATAGTTACGGAAATTAGATTGCTCTGAGTTATTGCCATAATCATAATTATTATTGAAGATTTCTGCTAATTTGCT from Niallia sp. FSL W8-0635 carries:
- the flgL gene encoding flagellar hook-associated protein FlgL; its protein translation is MRVTQSMVSANSLRNISNSYNKLAELNNQVATGKKITKPSDDPVVAMKGMYFRSNLTQVEQYKRNLSELHLWMDNSEAGLEQATSGLDRARELLLQGKNDTNSVDERAAIAKEIGQLKDDLINVANTKVNGKYIFHGTDVSNPLVTSGSPPTVAANINDPAIDNYGVEVSQGITMKANVSPSSTFNQEMFDVLQGIEDKFNSNDTEGLDDLLGRLDNVLNSMNSERAELGARSNRLDMVEARIDAQEVMATKVLSDNEDVDMEKAITNLSVQESVHNAALAVGARLIQTSLIDFLR
- the fliS gene encoding flagellar export chaperone FliS gives rise to the protein MAISNPYQSYQQNSVNTASAGDLTLMLYNGCLKFLHLAKKAIEDKDIPTRNLNIQKSQNIIKELMVTLNMDIAISQNLMSLYDYMNRQLIKANIENNIAIIEEVESLVIEFRDTWKEAIVLNRQKQHGQGGQA
- the flaG gene encoding flagellar protein FlaG, which codes for MIERIGSQQNLYTPRQAENANSLEKTLDSKLDVPLQLYGPKPNKEQLNEVIESINAFMQPSHTSLKFELHEKLNDYYVTVIDDDTKEVVREIPSKKMLDMYAAMKEFMGLVIDEKI
- a CDS encoding transposase; this translates as MARNPRKKSVNGIYHIIIRGINRQIIFEDNDDKIQYLKTLKRYKEICKYKLYGYCLMDNHMHLLCKETNESISDVVKRISSSYVHWYNAKYERSGHLFEGRFKSETVEDVRYFLTVLRYIHQNPLKAGVSKSVLNCKWTSIREYLDNSNLVDTELALQLFSYDEKKALELFKAYTCNLSEENCLEVKNSVKIADQDVLEIMRSLGIPNSSSLQQMNKKDRDKLLKKLKEIEGITIRQVARITGISKSVVQRAK
- the fliW gene encoding flagellar assembly protein FliW, which encodes MKIATKYHGEKEIQEKEVITFPQAIPGFPEEKEFVLLPLDEEGQFIVLQSVENQQLAFVLSNPFTFFKEYDFTLEDHIVELLELESEEDIQVFSILTVQNPFEKTTANLQAPVVINSKRNIAKQVILNEPNYHTKHPLFQKNKPKLVKG
- a CDS encoding DUF6470 family protein, with translation MFPQIRLQSTPARLDMWVDKGSLEIRQKQADMEMEQPKAELTIERRPSQLTIDQTKAREDVGYKSVPRMIEDAAAEGKQAVMEGIARRGQDRNELLQIQNGGNVIASQAKRNSQGAPKQFGLGWIPSPNSVQINYDPGEVNVSIEPKKAVINTKINNPEINYTPAKVNIQLAQYPSLEIDFENLKYIGVNYEQYI
- a CDS encoding endonuclease, translated to MDNKYSNLEKGFSYEGLCMLTGKLLGDGNLFQSPGRQARFRFSHRIEDKEWTFHCYHDLKQYIPLVTPKYRKIIDPRILAGYTEHYYSQSRNSIYFSELMKVWYPEGKKTLPFPFLERYLNVLALAWFYQDDGCLIMKDSKIKKITLSTECFTKEENKLLVQLIYQKFHILFSQDKQNRLLLYNQKQILYFLHIIDSYIHFCMDRKRRAALFLPSKLPDKRTTIKLPLSITIKFPTEEIYQILDTLPKLLSLLKSKNGYRNLYINDYFLEDFTNTKKSYQIIIRGKQRDLLEECIYISGLNNSQISELCYRINKMSEKEISNLLNQ
- a CDS encoding flagellar protein FliT gives rise to the protein MEALKQCYAITNELVELLKGEAEVDTEKVNQLLDQRQACLTLLTPPTTETEKKIGQALLQQDKELVALLQKEKQSIQKELRGLEYKKTSNQKYVNPYQSLQTDGMFYDKRK
- a CDS encoding flagellin N-terminal helical domain-containing protein: MKINHNIAALNTYNKLNSATNAQSKSMEKLSSGLRINSAADDAAGLAISEKMRGQIRGLDQATRNAQDGISLIQTAEGALSETTDILQRMRELSTQAANDTNTLDDRKEIQKEVEQLKSEINRISDTTEFNTQKLLNGSLGAQGQSADTSKLEVLSVTGLKTGSYDVTVNTAATQATKTSGAAADDTAIGAATGALVINGVTIDTTGVTDAASLQAKINSYSDQTGVEASIEDSSPAVLTSTAYGSSAQIDLSGSGAAWTANDVLGNAEQVDGADAVVTITNEENVSQEITGTGQNIVYQGAEFNATSTNDGDVTSFNVTSSGATLQIGANKDQNMLIDINEMSTKTLGNATVGFVKDINVQTQDGANSAIKTLDAAIQNVSAERSKLGAFQNRLDHTINNLTTSSENLTAAESRIRDVDYALAA
- a CDS encoding flagellar hook-associated protein 2 — its product is MVLRIGGLASGMDIDALVEQLMTAERVPLDKINQKKTYTEWQRDDYREMNSLLLDLDNTIFNGVSKQASFIKKTVAISNSDALSVKNVNSTIDFSGSMSINKLATAASMQSIEKSKITDSSAKLSDIGFQGSQIIEISAITKDGVLQTEPYKLTIKEDDTLDSIIAKINKDSGVTAFFDSKSQKISITAKNTGEMANGSPEIILSDNGESPNKFFNNILRVNSNNNLAAEGSGGEVYGTKGSNADITYNGLNITRPSNTFTINGVEFTAKKVTTEAVTFSSTPDVDGILDTITQFVNKYNEAVEKIRAKTTETKYRDYPPLTDAQKEDMTEDEIEKWDKLAKSGTLKGDSILTNVLTKMRSNFSSPVSGTSTYSQLSQIGISTTANYLDGGKLTIDEDKLRAAISADPNAVYELFQKDGATSSEQGIARRLRDSLKTAMSDITTKAGKSTSVNNTFTLGKLLNNYDSQITRFEDKLESLETRYWARFTAMESAINKANSQSTYLTSMFSS
- the csrA gene encoding carbon storage regulator CsrA — protein: MLVLTRKKGEVIKIGDDIEITVVAAKGEQVKIGISAPKNVEIYRKEVYEEIIAENQQATLDVAAVMNLFKGKN